The Apium graveolens cultivar Ventura chromosome 6, ASM990537v1, whole genome shotgun sequence genome contains a region encoding:
- the LOC141668098 gene encoding ethylene-responsive transcription factor ERF105-like yields the protein MATANEISTLDLIEQHLFLDIFSPTVVDTSQLEQYTQFLAASPSSSSHLSNDSSSSSSFSSSSFSLSSTQLNSCTTYSACQINPSEQIFSTITHDEKLVDFTANSSSKKNKVNSSRVCKKSGDIDFRHYRGVRKRPWGKFAAEIRDPKRKGSRIWLGTYVTPIEAAKAYDRAAYKLRGSKAILNFPLEIAKSSGQRNLHKTEGHMTHEKKKVGMENKEGTLEQPNICDSYTSSEVCQAPLSSTCTVPLCWPGTGDMWVDDEMSILDFPLLSPSSYYYPSIESQHLMV from the coding sequence ATGGCTACTGCAAACGAAATATCTACCTTAGATTTAATCGAGCAGCATCTATTTCTTGACATATTTTCTCCTACTGTTGTTGACACCTCTCAACTCGAACAGTATACTCAATTCTTAGCAGCATCGCCATCTTCTTCTTCACATCTTTCAAACGACTCGTCTTCGTCGTCTTCGTTTTCATCGTCCTCGTTTTCGTTATCATCAACACAATTAAACTCATGCACAACATATTCCGCGTGTCAGATCAACCCTAGTGAACAAATTTTTTCGACAATCACTCATGACGAAAAGCTAGTTGATTTTACTGCAAATTCTTCATCCAAGAAAAATAAAGTGAATTCTTCTAGGGTATGTAAAAAAAGCGGTGATATCGATTTTAGGCACTACAGAGGAGTAAGGAAAAGGCCTTGGGGAAAATTTGCAGCAGAGATTCGTGATCCGAAACGTAAAGGATCAAGAATATGGCTAGGCACGTATGTGACGCCAATTGAGGCTGCTAAAGCTTATGATAGAGCTGCATACAAGTTACGGGGAAGCAAAGCTATTCTCAACTTTCCTCTAGAGATAGCCAAATCCAGTGGCCAGCGAAATTTACATAAAACCGAGGGCCACATGACGCATGAGAAGAAGAAAGTAGGGATGGAGAATAAAGAGGGAACGTTAGAGCAACCGAATATATGTGATAGTTATACAAGTAGTGAAGTTTGTCAAGCTCCTTTATCGTCAACATGTACAGTACCCTTGTGTTGGCCGGGGACTGGGGACATGTGGGTAGATGATGAAATGAGCATTTTAGATTTTCCACTTTTATCACCCTCATCTTATTACTATCCGTCGATAGAATCTCAACATCTTATGGTTTAA